GTCCGAGGTGAACGCCATCAACGCGAAGGCCGCGATGGACACGCCCAGGGCCACCACGAGCCAGCGCTGGAGCTGCCCCCGCCGCGCGTAACGCTCGGAGGGGACGAACGCGAGCGCGCAGGCCCCCTGGAACGCGACGGCGAGCAGCGCGGCGCCACCGCCCGGGAAGAGGGCCTCCGCGGCGACGGGGAGGAAAGCGAAGGGGAGCCCCTCCAGGAAGCCGCCGAGGAAGGCGAGGGGCTGCAACCGGCCCACCGTCCGCTGCTCGAAGACGCGCGAGCCCGAGCCACGCCGGGGCAGGGGCGCCAGCGCTCCGAGCACCAGCAGGCCCAAGAGACTGGAGGCGGCGAAGAGGAAGACGAAGCCCGGGACGGTGCGCCACAGCCGCGCCTGGAGCGCGCCCTTCGCGGCGCCGACCTCCAGGCGCACGGGGAGGTTCCACGGGCCCTCCGTGAGCTCCAGGTCGATGGTGTACTCGAAGCGCTCATCCCCCGTGCGCTCCGCGCCCGCGTCCACCTGGACGAGCACCCGCTCATCCGCGATGAGCGCCAGCGAGCCCAGGTCCGCGTTGGTGCGCTGGTACTCCTCCAACAGGGTGTCCAGGCCCCGCAGGTGGGAGAGCGTCAGGCCCAGCCGCGCCGCCTCGTTCAACCGCCGCGCCAGCGAATGCGCCAGGCTGCTGGTGCGCTGGTGCAGCCCGTCCGCATAGAGGTCCGCCAGCGCCAGGGACGTGGCCAGCGTCAGGCCCAGGAAGCCCGCGCCGAACGCCGCGCCCAGCCAGCGCCGGGGTTGCCGCATCCACAGCCGTTGCGCGCCCCACACGAAGGCCCCCAGGAACAACAGACATCCCCCCAGCAGCGTGAAGAGGGGCTGGCAGCGCCGCAGCACCCGCTGGGACACCGCGTCCCGGGACATCACCAGCTCCAGGCGGCCCACCTCCCCGAAGCGGTCCGACAGCGGCAGCGACACGAGGAAAGAGCGCGCGTCCTCCGTCACCTTGAAGCGTTGGTGGGGCAGGGGCGTCACGCGGCGGGCCGCGGGGGCGGGGGCCTCCGGGCCGGGGGGCTCGGAGAAGAGCAGCCGGCCCTGGTCATCCAGGACGCGGACCGCCTCCAGCGTGGGGTCCGCCTGGCGCAGCGTGCGCGCCAGCTGGGTGAAGCCGGTGAACTGCTCCAGCGCCATGCCCACGCGCAGGAACATCTCCACCGGCCCCTGGATGATCGCGCCCTGCGCCGCGAGCCGCTCGAATTGCAGGCGGGCATCCCCGCGCCACGCCTCGCCCAGCCCCAGGGCGACGACCCCTCCGAGCGAGGCGGTCAGCACCAGGAGGAGGGCGCCAAGCCGGGCCCGGCGCAACCCGCGACCGTGCCGGAGGGAATGGACAGACATGGTCCACCAAGGACGGCCTGGCGCCACCGGTGTGAACCGTTCACAAAGACAGCCATGGCGCCGTCCCAGGGGCATGCCCACACCCCAATTGCGTGCCTTTGTTTTGATGTCTGTTTTTGTATCAACGCTCCTGCTGGCCCCCCAGGCCCGCGCGGAATCCGCGCCGCCCACGGGGGCCACCGTGCTCCAGAGCCGTGACGGCCGGTCCGCGCTGCGCGTGGGCATGGGCCTGCAGACGGACCTGCGGCTGACGCCCACCGACGATGGGCTCGCGAGCACCTTCTACGTCCGCCGCGCGCGCATCAACCTCTCCGGCACGCTCGCGCCCTTCGCGGACGTGCGGCTCATCACCGACGTGGGCCTGCGTGATACGCCCCTCTACCAGGACGCCTGGTTGGAGTTGCGCGCCGCGCCCTGGCTGCGGCTGCGCGCGGGCCGCCTCAAGGTCCCCTTCGGCTACGAGTGGCTGGAGACGTCCTCCACCTTCCTGGACTTCGTCGAGCAATCCCTCCTCTTCTCCCTGGTGCTGCCCCGGTACGACCAGGGCCTGGCGCTCCATGGCGAGCTGGCCGGCAACCACGTGGAGTACTGGCTGGGCCTCTTCAACGAGGCGAGCGGCAAGGCGCGCGACGAGGACCGCGGGAAGATGCTGGCGGGCCGCATCGCCGTGACGCCCGCGGAGGGCGTCTCCGTCGCGGTGAGCGCCACCCACGCGCTGGGCGACAACCTGCCGGAGGAGGCGCGCGGCAAGCTGGCCACGGGCCTCTCGTTCCTGACAGCGCCCCAGTACAAGCTGACGTACGCCACGGGCGCCACCGGCCTGTTCGTCGTCCCGCCCGAATGGCGCCTGGGCGCGGACTTCGTCTCGTTCCAGGGGCCGACGTCGCTGAAGGTGGAGTACGCGCGCTTCTTCTCGCCTTCGCGCGAGGGCTGGCTCACCGCCTCGGACCTGGGCAAGGAGGACCGGCGCGTGCACCTGGCGGGGCTGCGCTCCCAGGCCTTCTACGCCTCCGGCACGTGGGTGCTGACCGGCGAGAAGAAGCAGGAGCGGGGCGTGGATCCGGCGCGGCCGTTCGACCCGGGCGCGGACAAGTACGGCGCGGGCGCCTGGGAGCTGGGGCTGCGCTACGGCTTCGCGCGGCTGCGCTTCGAGGGGCTGCCCGGCCACGACGGGCCTTCCGAGGAGCGCCTCCAGGAGGTGACGGCCGGCCTCAACTGGTACCTCAACTCCAACACCCGCTGGATGTTCAACGCCAGCCGGTACGTCTTCGCCGGAGGCCGCCCCCACTACGACGAGCTCCTCATGCGCATCCAGTGGTTCTTCTAGAGGGGAGCACGGGCCATGAGTCTGTTCTTCAAGCTGGGGGCCGCGACCGCGGCCATCCTGTGCTTCTCCATCGCGCTGATCGTCCTGCTCAACTTCGCCAAGTTCGAGACGACGCTCGGGGAACTTCAGCAGTCACGGCTGCGCGTGCTGGCGCTGGACGCGAAGGCCTCCACCGAGGCGGCCATCGACCTGGGGCTGGCCCTGCCCGCCGTGCGCGACGCGCAGCAGATCCTCACCCGCGTGTCCGGCATGGACCCGGACATCCGGGGCGTCGCCATCCTCGACCGCCGGGGCACGGTGCTGTTCCAGAGCGGGCTGCACGCCACCACGCACCTGCCCGGCTCCGCCCGGGAGCGGGCCGCCTGGTTCGAGGCCGCCGCCGCCGCGCACGGCGGCACCTGGAGCCATTCGGACCGCGAGGCCCTGCTGGTGGGCGCGCCCATCCTCAACCCCTTCAGCCAGCCCGTGGGCCTGGTGCTCATCGCCTATGACCGCAAGGCGCTGGATGCCAGAGCGAGCGCTTTCCTCCACACCT
The sequence above is drawn from the Corallococcus sp. NCRR genome and encodes:
- a CDS encoding cache domain-containing protein; protein product: MSLFFKLGAATAAILCFSIALIVLLNFAKFETTLGELQQSRLRVLALDAKASTEAAIDLGLALPAVRDAQQILTRVSGMDPDIRGVAILDRRGTVLFQSGLHATTHLPGSARERAAWFEAAAAAHGGTWSHSDREALLVGAPILNPFSQPVGLVLIAYDRKALDARASAFLHTFARQALWPLAVGFALVCAVMWMLLRPLGQRFQAMEQAFRNMDGPAHVPPSDEALRAFDARYQEASLALAQAERSLEGPA
- a CDS encoding MFS transporter translates to MSVHSLRHGRGLRRARLGALLLVLTASLGGVVALGLGEAWRGDARLQFERLAAQGAIIQGPVEMFLRVGMALEQFTGFTQLARTLRQADPTLEAVRVLDDQGRLLFSEPPGPEAPAPAARRVTPLPHQRFKVTEDARSFLVSLPLSDRFGEVGRLELVMSRDAVSQRVLRRCQPLFTLLGGCLLFLGAFVWGAQRLWMRQPRRWLGAAFGAGFLGLTLATSLALADLYADGLHQRTSSLAHSLARRLNEAARLGLTLSHLRGLDTLLEEYQRTNADLGSLALIADERVLVQVDAGAERTGDERFEYTIDLELTEGPWNLPVRLEVGAAKGALQARLWRTVPGFVFLFAASSLLGLLVLGALAPLPRRGSGSRVFEQRTVGRLQPLAFLGGFLEGLPFAFLPVAAEALFPGGGAALLAVAFQGACALAFVPSERYARRGQLQRWLVVALGVSIAAFALMAFTSDLRAWLVLRGLCGFGLGALAAGTRAYLLAALPPGQPPRRLARLTLARGGGLLAGMVLGALVAAHLGPSPVFLFAALCGLGALAYSRLWLPPLAARDRPAAPRPFRASLTLAPLPPGAWSPREHRWALLFVGLPSWLARGGVLGLVLPLWLMGEGKDTDRIGQLLALVALGALLPHALPARLDGSRRLLQGGVLGTGLSLLALAASGSLEPVRALALCLLGVSLGLVHVPLDHHVESQPVEGVRRRSWTFIAPLLGVLGQCVGPLLVSAFWRPPEDPLPVLGGLGVGVLLLGAAHSWMTRARPGREVRHA
- a CDS encoding OprO/OprP family phosphate-selective porin, whose product is MLQSRDGRSALRVGMGLQTDLRLTPTDDGLASTFYVRRARINLSGTLAPFADVRLITDVGLRDTPLYQDAWLELRAAPWLRLRAGRLKVPFGYEWLETSSTFLDFVEQSLLFSLVLPRYDQGLALHGELAGNHVEYWLGLFNEASGKARDEDRGKMLAGRIAVTPAEGVSVAVSATHALGDNLPEEARGKLATGLSFLTAPQYKLTYATGATGLFVVPPEWRLGADFVSFQGPTSLKVEYARFFSPSREGWLTASDLGKEDRRVHLAGLRSQAFYASGTWVLTGEKKQERGVDPARPFDPGADKYGAGAWELGLRYGFARLRFEGLPGHDGPSEERLQEVTAGLNWYLNSNTRWMFNASRYVFAGGRPHYDELLMRIQWFF